A genomic region of Fusarium falciforme chromosome 4, complete sequence contains the following coding sequences:
- a CDS encoding J domain-containing protein produces the protein MYLNLAVVALAATTLLAPAAALSPQDVPADLPVSHLLSSAQEHLSRGETSEALIYYDAAIARDPTNYLTLFKRATAYLSIGRTTQATDDFNRVLTLKPGFEGAHLQLARLRGRSGDWDIAKNEYRSAGLAPDSAEVKELEEAKLAAALATMAEKAQKWEECVKASSNAIKIASRSAHLRELRAHCRFEHGDVEEGLSDLRHVLHLRPGDISPHVVISATSFYGLGDMESGIGQIKKCLQSDPDSKVCKKLHKQEKKVEKAYKKIQGQLSRGQPTTAGRSLVGTADEPGLLPEVRKQMEALVENKSIPKTARSPLVEELVELTCQAYTESSHRDAAKYCEESLKLNADSFWGMLHHAKIQLKKELYEAAIETLQKASELRPDRRDKVNPILEKAQIALKRSKSKDYYKVLGVANDADERQIKSAYRKQSKIFHPDKAAKQGIPKEEAEKKMASINEAYEVLSDPELRARFDRGDDPNSQERPGGFGQGNPFGNGHQFMFQQGGGPNIKFQYGGFGF, from the exons ATGTATCTCAATCTCGCGGTAGTGGCCTTGGCCGCTACTACTCTGCTCGCTCCCGCAGCCGCTCTCTCGCCTCAGGATGTCCCGGCCGATCTCCCAGTCTCGCATCTGCTCTCCTCGGCCCAGGAGCATCTGTCCCGCGGCGAGACGAGCGAGGCCCTGATCTACTACGACGCCGCCATCGCTCGCGACCCAACAAACTACCTGACCCTCTTCAAGAGGGCCACGGCCTACCTTTCCATCGGCAGGACCACGCAGGCGACCGACGACTTCAACAGGGTGCTGACCCTCAAGCCTGGGTTTGAGGGTGCCCATTTGCAGCTTGCCCGGCTCCGGGGAAGGTCCGGCGACTGGGACATCGCGAAGAACGAGTACCGCTCTGCCGGCCTGGCACCCGACTCCGCGGAGGtgaaggagctcgaggaggcgAAACTGGCTGCGGCACTGGCGACTATGGCTGAGAAGGCCCAGAAGTGGGAAGAGTGTGTCAAAGCCTCCAGCAATGCTATTAAAATTGCCAGTCGCTCCGCTCACCTTCGTGAGCTCCGAGCCCACTGCCGCTTCGAGCACGGCGATGTTGAGGAGGGTCTCAGCGATCTGCGACATGTGCTGCATCTGAGGCCCGGAGACATCTCTCCCCATGTCGTCATCTCGGCAACCTCGTTTTACGGCCTGGGCGATATGGAGAGTGGTATCGGGCAGATCAAGAAGTGTCTTCAGTCCGACCCAGACTCCAAGGTCTGCAAGAAGCTGCAcaagcaggagaagaaggttgaGAAGGCGTACAAGAAGATCCAGGGCCAACTGAGCCGGGGACAGCCCACTACGGCAGGAAGGTCGTTGGTCGGCACTGCTGACGAGCCCGGTCTGCTTCCCGAAGTTCGCAAGCAGATGGAGGCGCTGGTTGAGAATAAGAGCATCCCCAAGACGGCTCGATCACCACTAGTAGAGGAGTTGGTTGAGTTGACTTGTCAAGCGTACACCGAG TCGAGCCACAGGGATGCCGCCAAGTACTGCGAGGAATCACTCAAGCTGAACGCCGACTCCTTCTGGGGTATGCTTCACCACGCCAAGATCCAGCTCAAGAAGGAACTGTACGAGGCTGCCATCGAGACCCTCCAGAAGGCCTCTGAGCTGCGCCCCGATCGTCGAGACAAGGTCAACCCCATCCTCGAAAAAGCACAGATTGCCCTCAAGCGCAGCAAGTCCAAGGACTACTACAAGGTCCTCGGCGTGGCCAACGACGCCGACGAGCGCCAGATCAAGTCAGCCTACCGCAAGCAGTCCAAGATCTTCCACCCGGACAAGGCAGCCAAGCAGGGCAtccccaaggaggaggccgagaagaagatggcgagcATCAATGAGGCGTATGAGGTGCTCAGCGATCCGGAGCTGCGCGCGCGCTTCGATCGGGGTGATGACCCCAACTCGCAGGAGAGGCCTGGAGGTTTTGGACAAGGCAATCCCTTTGGAAACGGTCATCAGTTCATGTTCCAGCAGGGCGGAGGTCCCAACATCAAGTTCCAGTACGGAGGTTTTGGTTTTTAG